AAAAGATATTTGTGCAGATGTATGTTACTATAGTGTTTTCTGCTAAATCTATTTCTTGCCAGTGTGGAAAATACTACTAAAATACTTGTACATCAACCTTTCAAACTAACATCTCAGTGCAGGTTTTATTAAAGAACATAAAAGGATAATGAGGGACAAAGTGACACGCAGGTCACATGCAATTCTTGCAGGAGGAATCCAGTTTCAGTAATAATGTCGGGTGCCAAGTGTGTTTTGAATCTAAGTAggaattaatttattttctcactcTTATTAGCAGAATATCTGCCAAAGCCAGAGGGCAGGAGCGGCAGCGGGCGAGGACAGCAAGCCGCGGGCGCCAGTGAAACACAATCAGGAGGAGACCCAAGGACAGCACTGCAGCCAGACGACACGACCACACCCGCCAGCGCACCCACTTATACCCATGAACATCCTGGTGGAGCAAAGGAGTCAGACAGTCCATTCAGACTCAAACAGAGGTTAATTTCATATCGCTAGATACCTTATCAGCACCTATTTTACATGACAGTAAATATTGAAAAGCAATTATTTCTCCTTATCTGCTAATATAGCAAGGGTAGCATCTTCTACCCTCTGTATTATTTGGATAAAGAACTTCATTGATCCCTTTGGTGAAATTCAAGTTAACCtggcagtatataaagtaaaaacctTTACCAGCTAAAAGCATTAAAGTAAGTaaatattactattatataataataatgtaatattaataataaccataataatatcaataataggGCCAAACCCTTAGGTGGGGAACCACAGGACTAAACTACCTAACCCTATTTATAAAGTAGTCAAAATAAGTTCAAACTTTACCAGCTACCAAAGTTAGATGctgataatgtaataataataataataataataataataataataatattcctgCAGATTTAgaacaacttttacttttgataattTAATTACACTTTGCTGatgatacttttgtacttttacttgagtgaGATTTtggatgcaggacttttactcctaacacagtatttctacactgtgtgATTGCTACTTTTACTCTTAAGTAAAAGATCAGAGTACTTCTTTCATCACTGCTTGTCCATATGCAAACACTTGAGGCCATTGTCTGTTTAGCAAAAACCCTATGGAGTCTCTTACCATGTTTGAGTCAGGACTGAGCACGGGGTCCCGTGGACTGGGTGAGGAGAGTCCACTCAGTGGCTCCACCACACTACCTGCAGAACAggtacaacacaacacacaccctcAAAGTCAATAttaacaaaatacacacacggCAAAGCTCTAGTCTCGTCCATGTTGGACACTAATAACCTTTTTGGTGTCTTGTTTTAAAACCCATCTTTTGGATAAACTCAGTGGCAGGTTTATTAAGGTGAGCTCATGCTTCACTTATCAGACACCCATTCAACTTTACAGCACGACATTTATAGTCTCGGTCAGTGTGGTTAAAACTGTGTCTGAGGTGTTCAATTCAATTAATCCCTCTGCAAAAAGCCCCAGAGTAGTTTTATGGGGAAAAGAGGATAGatttacaacacaaacacagcttaATTTAAGGAAATATGTGCGATAGTGGGAGGTTAATGATACgaataaacacacacctgaGTACGACGGAAACACTGAACTCCTCTAGAAACATTAACTTTTAACGGCTACAGGGAGAGTAAAATATCCCATAAAGTATTATATGTTTGATATAAACTCATAGTAAAGTCCATATATAACAGTATACAATAACaggagagataaaaaaaataccGTAAAGTGGCGTGAAGTAAGTGATTTGTTTAACCAGGTGTTCGCTTCCCCTTCCGAGGATTTGTAAAATGTCGGAACAAAAACTTCTTTCCTATCAATACAGATTTGAGGAAAAAACTAAGCTCACCGTCAACTCGAGACCGTaagtctaaaataaatatttccccGAAACGACAAAATTATCGAGCATAGTTAGCAAACTATCCCACCTTCCTTTTGTACGTGCGTGCGTGGTCTCGAGCGTCTGATACCTGACTGCTCTACGTGTTACACCGGCTTTTGAAGCTAATCTGATACACGAGCCACCACAGCCATTTCTGATGAGGAAAATGCGAAAAATCATACCATGTCAACAAAGAAATGCggaaagaaaatacaactaATGAGTTTACACACAGTTGCCACTACTGTTTACCGGGGCTGCACGCGCTGAGAAACGTTGGCAACAGGatatacaattttttttaaagttctttAATATGTGTTGTAAATTTATTATGATAAATTCGTGGTTTGTCCACACATGTGATGGACCAACAACCTGACAGGGAGGGCAGACATATTAACTTGTTGCATAGTTCGAGAAAGgacacatacatatttaatagatttactcttctttaacaacaacaacatatcagaatcagaataaggTTTATTGCCTTGTTTTCACTTACAAGGAACATATTAAgacaaaatacaaatgcagGCAAAGTACTTCTAACGTCAAGAATATAAATGAAGAATATGAGAATTATaatagaaatatgaaaatatataatgaaaaatactataacaaatatgtacaatatgacAGTTGAGTGCAGGATGTGCAAATAttatgatggggggggggggggggggggggcgagtgCAGATGTCTTATTAAAGCCACCACACATCAAAATGAATTCAAACTGTTAACAAATCAAGTTTTCCTTAAGGTAATAGTTTCCTCATGATAAGGTTATTTTTGTTGTGAAGGACACCAGATGTGGATAGAGGGCATTcatctacatactgtacacttcacaatacacacactgtacaagaCACCAAAGAAGGGAGTCATCTGTTTTTGTCATAAAACAGTTTAATCACATGAGAGCTTATCAAGGCGAATGTAACTAAATTAGTTATTTGGCCAAATCACATGGTTCTAACTAGGCCAATCTCTACAAAAAGTATCCGGTCTGCAAACAGTGCAAGTCATCCTGAATTCCAGCTGGTATTAAGTAGGCTTTCAGTTTCATCTTCAACCATGCGAACAAACCTTCTGTGAAGTCAAAAAAGGGAAACTAGTATCCAGCCCACAAgtaaataaagagacagacacaagacAGTCATCTGAGCAACCATAAACCTCAAATAGCACCACAGCAGTTTCAGCTACACGCTATGCTGACATTCTGTACACTCAATTGTTTGGTGGACACCTACAGTACCTGGCTCTAATAAAGTTAGCCATCTTTGAACTGCAATTACTGTACTAGTGTTTGTATTAATAACTATTAATAGGACAGTCatgaggtctgtggattatacAAGGAACAGTGTTTCTGACAGGGCTGCCTCCTCTCTTAGTCCACTAATTTGGTTGTTTTGGTCTCAGTCGACTAACATTTATCTTGTCGGTTAGTCGACTGATTTTTAACCCTTTTTTCAAGCTGAATGACTAATTTCAAAGAAACGTATTAGCACATCTCTGACATCTGTGACAGTCatgaggtctgtggattatacAAGGAACAGTGTTTCTGACAGGGCTGCCTCCTCTCTTAGTCCACTAATTTGGTTGTTTTGGTCTCAGTCGACTAACATTTATCTTGTCGGTTAGTCGACTGATTTTTAACCCTTTTTTCAAGCTGAATGACTAATTTCAAAGAAACGTATTAGCACATCTCTGACAAACACAAGATAACAAAGTTGTGCTTTTGCACAATCCTTTgaggagaaactcagttttgcAGATCTGCCGATTAAATCAATTAAGCTTTTAGTCGACTAAGATTTCCATGCCAATAGAGCTAAGAAGGTGAGaacatgttttctattttttgttGTCGTTATTAAGGTGAAATGGCCCTTTAAACTTCACCCCAGTAGAGGACTGGTCTGCTTTATTTACACAATGATTGTACAGTCTAGCTGAAAATGTAATACTTAATCACTTTGATTAAAATAGGCTATTTTCCTGATTGGTggcctgtgcttttcctgctacgTAATGTCAAAAGgtcttctgtgaaaaatgtCTCAATTAAAGTCTTAGCTGAACGTTTACTAACCCTGTCCACACTACATATTGTAAGTAGTAACTGTTAACGGTATATGTAGCTTCTGGTGAATGTTCACTTTGTTTTACCGAGCAAAAGTTACGTTAGGCTGAGGAAAATTGGTACATTTTGTCGGTGAGTTGACAGCAGATTATTCTGTCAGTCGTCGCCACCATATAACCTGCAGACGGTCAACATTTGtcagcacagacacactcacgTTTCCACGCTTCTTGGCAGGTTTGATCTTTTAGCCAACGGTTAGCAAACACATCTGTTTAGCTCGTCTCTGCTCTGGGGAGTGAAAGGTTCAGTCAAACTCACTTACCGCTCCGATACATCCTCTGGTCACGATGGCAGCATCCACATGACCTGCTTTCACACCACCGTGACAGAAAAGACGGACTGTCTTATAACTGTGCAGAGAAGCttctttcaaaacatttttgctATCTCAGCTTCCGACTATACCCTTCTACGGGAAGTCGCGTTGTCCAAAATAGTCACAAGCGTGTCCATGTGTAGTATTACCAAACACTGCCGTCAAGGCAGCCACCACTTGTTTTGCTGTacgtatatacagtacagtggtGTGAACAAGTATGTGCCCCCTTCcatatttcttctatttttgcttatttgtgacatttaaatgttttagatgatCCAACTAATTTTTATATAAGACAAAGACGACATGAGTAAACACAGaatatcatttaatttgttgATAATTTATTGAAGGTAAAGAGTTATTCAAAACCTATATCCCCCTGTGGAGCAGTTTTGGCCCACTCTTCTTTCCAGAACTGTTTTAATTCCTCCACATTGGAAGGTTTTCGAGCATGAACTGCCTGTTTAAGGTCATGCCACAGCATCTCAATCGGATTCCAATCAGGACTTTGACTAGGCCACTCCAAAACCTTCATTTAGTTTCTTTTGAGCCATTCAGAGGTGGACTTGCTCGTGTGCTTCTTTTTGAGACTTCTTGGCCAACTTCACATTGACAGACCGGTTCTATTTAAGTGTTTAGCTTCAACAGGGCTGGCAGTGATCATGCCTGGGTGTGTCCAGTGAAATTTAACCCAATTATCAATAACATTTGGTCAATTGGTGATTTAGTAACTAAGGGGGAAATTACTTTTTCACATAGGGCCAGGAAGGGTTGGATAGATTCTTTCCTTCAATAAAGGAAATCATTTAAACctgcattttgtgtttactCAGGTTATCTTTGTCTAACATTAAAACAAGTTTGATGATCTGAAACATTTAAGTGTGACAAATATGCAAAAATAGAAGAAATCGAGAAGGGGGCAAATACTTTTTCACACCcctgtatatagtatatatcacCGTAGAACCATACTGCTTACAAAAACAGCTCAGCTCCTCCATATAGCAGattatttttagatatattTTCTCTATATAACAAGAGATTTATCCAGATAAAGAATTAAAGAACCCGTAAGTTTGATAAGTAGTAGTTTTATTCAATGGTTTTTGCCAATTATATCCTACAATCTTCATTAGGATTGTGAAATCCACAGAAAACCACTTATTGCATTATGGCATCCTTTGTAAAGTGCTGAGAAGTTTAAACTTAAGGCTATAAACCATTTACTAATGCCTCATTATAAGCCTTATTATGGTTGCGAGTTTGTGAATCCCTTTTGCTGGTGTTTATTCCCCCTCTGTCTTCCATCGGTCTTTCACCTGCTCTAACAAGTCAGAATGTCTGCTGTGAACAGACAATGGCCTTTTTGGCaaataaaaatgtcccattAGATTCTTCAATATTGTTTATTGCAATATAGGCAAACAACAAAGGAGTAATCTTTCGTAAAGTTCCATAGTGAGCCCCGCACATCTTTAatgaacacatatttaaatatttacagtacaatttCATGAGCTTTTCCAAAAGAGTAAATACAACAGAGCCTAGCATTTTTACTTTGCAGACAAATAGCAGAAAAGTGTTCCGACATGTCGCATCTTTCAACATTTTTAGCTTAACAGTTCTTTCCAGCATCCTTTTCTCACAATTTCCTGTCTTCCTCTCGCTCATAAAGCCACACACtaacatctcacacacacactcatgaaaatcataaaaaaagtgCTGATGTAGGCTAAAGTTCCCGGTCggctcttctcttcttcttaaCTTAGTTCAAGATATTGTCATTGAATCTTAAGCCAGCGGGATGTTCACATGTTCATAAAGCTGCggctttcttctctttgtaaGTCGCCATCATTTTCTTGATCTCTGCAATGGCCTTTCCTGGGTTGAGTCCCTGTGGAGCATTGAGTTAAAACAGACAGTGAGAAACTAAAAGTCTATTAACCCTGTGAgacagtgcgtgtgtgtgtgtgtgagaacgtCTTTAAGTACCTTGGGACACGTCTTGGTGCAGTTCATGATAGTGTGGCAGCGGTAGAGAGAGAAGGGGTCCTGAAGTTTAGACAGACGTTCCTCAGTGAATTCATCACGGGAGTCGATCATCCACCGGTACGCCTGTGGGATAATAACACAACATCTGTCGTTTGATCCATCAtgaataatatttttgtatcatttttaaaactataaataaatgtcaataaaaCATAGACTACATATTACTCCAGTGAGACACAATGTAATTAACCTAGCTTTGCAATATTACAGAAGGCTTACATTCACTGTTTACTAGAATGTGTAAGATTCACAAATTCTAAAAAGATGTTCTTAAAGAACTCAATGACACACTGAACATTTCTCCTTCATGATGTATCCTCGAGACGTATTAAAACTGCTAAAAATCCTTCGCTAAAAGATGCTTTTTCTTAAAGTGTGTGTCGGAGGAACCCCCTAATATCACACAGTGGATAAGAAGCTTGTTTTATGCCTCTTGAAGCTctctatatttaatttatatgtatatttaagaGAAGAGGCTTTTCAGTTTAAAGTGCTTTGAGGACTTTGGACCTGAATGTTTACGAACAATGACAGCAGCTCTGTGGTCTAGCGTGGGCACAGTAGATGATTTTCAATGCAATGTGCCATTAGCTCTTTCCTCTGTCAAATGTGTCATGTACCGGTACTGTAAACCTGTTGATgtttaaaccatttaaaaaaaaaaaaggggaaataagTTTATGCTACATATCTGTgaaaaagtacagctgaggctgataaaGTGCACCTGAGTGTGAGGTGTACGAAACAGCCCCTGACCAAAGGATAATCTCATTAAATATTACTAACACCACCCTCAGGCTGAACTTCACATTGTTTGCCTCACTAGTGGAAAGGATCGAGCAaagtgttctctctctctgctttgtaATGAGCAGTACAGGCTCACAAGCCCCCTCGTGTAACTCCTGTTACATCTAATATGTGAATTATTGGAACATGCATCTCATAACTAAATATGATCACCCACCTGCATTAGGACAGCTGGTCCCAAGTATTTGTCTCCGTTCCACCAGTAGCTGGGGCAGCTGGTGCTGCAGCAAGCACAGAGGATGCACTCATACAGGCCATCCTGTTGGTTCAGAAGACGTTGACTCCACAGGCAAATCACGatcattaaatgtgtatttctgaATATGTTCTCACGGAGAGGTGGGAGGTATGTATTTCTCACAGTAAGGTTGGTTTATTTACCAGTTTTTGCCTGTCCTCCACCGACTGGAAATACTGCGCCTTCCCTTCTTGagcttcatctttctttttcaggTAGGGCTCGATGGATTTGTACTGTGCGTAGAAGTTGCTCATATCCTGGTGGAAATCAAACGACAGAGAACTCACTCATACAACCAATAAATGCACAACATACGATTTTATTATTCCTTTTTAGTTTTAATTAATGCTACTTTCCCACACTGCTCATGATCATCTGCTGTAGCACTTTCAAATATGGCcgttaaaataaacattttacacttGCAGTACTTACAGGCACCAGATCTTTGACTACATACATGTGCGGCAGCGGGTAGATTTTGGTTGGTTTGCTTGTGTTGGAGTCAATTTTGTTAAGGCATGCCAGTGTGTTGCCTCCATTTATGTTCATGGCACATGAGCCGCAGATACCTGAAGGAATGCACAATCAGCAATACTCAATCACTGCAAACCATTACAAAGTAGCACAACACAAcaagaaatgagagaaaaatgTGCTCTAGTGAAGAGTGGGACtgtataaaaacactaaatacgCTCTTCCTGTCACGTGTGTATTTCTATCAGTACCGTCAAACTAATTATTAGAATTATTGGAGGGATCCTATTAATGTGTCACTGACATCTAGCACAAAGGTTCATTTAAACAGAccagttatatatttttttgttaaatcttTCTAAATTATGTTAGAGATAgcttagttttcttttcttttttgttatcatttgtttttctccttaaaTTGAGGAGAAGTCTATCATATAAGCCTTTGGCTTCTTGACCGCTCctgtcacatttcttttttcttcattatctggattttattcagtcttatgtgtgtgttcaaatacatttttcaatgtttaaaaaaaaaaatgtatccgTGTGGAAattgtttacattattatgGGCAAGCTGAATCTAGATTTGTTTCTTACCTTCACGGCAGGAGCGTCTGAATGTGAGTGTGGAATCAATCTCATTCTTGATCTTAATGAGGGCATCCAGAACCATTGGACCACAGCTATATCAGCAGGAACATGTCAAGAGATTACATTGattatgttcatttaaaaataaaaatacagctcaaaaatgttttgttcctGGAATCTGTTTATGACTCACGTGTTAAGATCAATTTCATATGTCTGCATTCGTGGTTTGTCTCCAGCACTGTCTGGGTCCCAGCGGTAAATCTGGAACTTCTTGATCCTGGGTTCAGGAGCCGGCGCGGCAGCTGTCTGAACGTGCCGTGACATCTGTATAATAAACATGGGAGGCAGTATATATATGACTTACAGAAAAGTATCAAATGGAGATACTGCAGTTGGTATAAttcctgactttttttttttcatcccttttactaaaaataaaaaaagagctaTAAAAGCAAGAGTTATTTACAAAGGACCACGTCATAATGTGACCTAGCTGCTGTTTACGTCAACTAAAGGCTAAAATAGGGGGCACTTGGTAATTATATCctgaaacaaaataacaactttgTTGCAGTGCACAAATCCTAAAGTATTAACAATAAGTGTTTAACAGTCGTAAACTAACATAATAAAAGAAAGTCACCATAAAatcaaaacaaccaaaataataaaataattccaATGAACCATATCATGAATTCTACAAATAACAATATagatattgtaaaatgtaaaatgtaaacaatacaaTTAGAATATTTTAGACACACTTTCAGATTagaaattaatattatattgtattatgtttGGCCAGTTTTACAGTCTAATACTGTTCACTCCTTTTGCGTAAGGAGATATAGAGCCCCCCCTAGTGGTAGCTTGGCTGAACTAACATGAAAGTGTTACATCACTTCGCAGTCTTTAGTTACCTAACTGACTTTTTCAGGACAATGAAAGATGGACTTCAGCACACTACCTTAATATTTCTACACAATTATGAGAAGTGAACAGATTCTTTTGTACCCTAACTGCTAAAAAAACCCGTAAAGATTTGACATAAAAGCCTTTAGTGGGAGGATGGGTTGTACAACAGCTCAGCTCATTCACAGTGGATAGGTCTACTAAGCATTTATTATGGTACATTGATAATGAAACGTGGACTGTTGAGCTAAATGTAAACACCACTAATCTAATTAACACTTTACAGTGAAACAGATAGTACTAGAAAAGGCTGCTTTAATATtctctcacattcacacacacaaacagcctgGGGGAGCAAGTTGTGTCGTTACAGGTCGCTTGATGACAAAACTAGTGTCACACACTTTTGGGAGGAATCACTGTAGCCTAGCTTAAATTTAGCAGTCGTAAATCAACATAAACACCCAATTGTTAACATACACATTTCTAAAACTATCCCATGAGGCATTTCTGTTCTAATACtgaataaactgaatatgttgTACTCACCACCATCATGCCAGAATTCCTAATAGCCAAAACATTTCGGCACAAGGCGCCACTAACCACCGACATATTTGTGactatctgtgtttactgtaaaactATTCAGAGCAGATAGGGCAGCTCACTTTTGTCCCATCTACGCTTTATGTAAGTCTAAACCCCACCTCCTACGTGCATCTACGTGACGTGACGTCCGCCATGGTTGATGCCTTCACGAGCTCCCATCCAGCTCTTTCATCCGACTGTCAGACCTCAAACTGGGACGCAGATATTTTGTGCTGCAGCTTGAGCATAACATGAGCCTCAAGCATGATTACGACATCGGTCATGTTTCCGTATAAAAACACATGCTGCACTTAATTGGGTCGTAAATGTCTACTTCATCCATGAATTTCTATATATTCGATAGCCCCTGAAGGCATCATGTGTAAACCTCTTTCAcaactctctttgctgtaaacGAGGGTCAGTTATATATGTAGCCATAAAACGTACAGCGTTGTGCAGGtgcaattcatttttaataggTTAATGATAGTAATGATTGTAATTTTACTTTGCCCCTATCTCACAGTTGTTAATGGTACTGAACATGTTGATTTAAAACGTTTTTGTTCTACCATTTACTGAATGTATTCCATTGTGGGGTATAATTTAATACAGTACCTCTttcttattatatttttcattgtttcaaTATGTAATTTTTCAGGCAATCTTAATGAAGTACTTTAGATCTTGTGTTATACTTAGCATGCATTGTTACTCAATATGTCCTTGAACCATTTTTATATAAGTTGTATAAAACATATATGCAATATACCGTTACTGATTCATCACTTAAGTTTAGTCTACAATAATATTAACAGTCACTTTTGATAGACCCCTACTGCATGTTGCCTTAATAAAGGCCAATAAAAGAGATGGGAGCCACTCTGTGTTATTGCAGTACTGGATGTCCATCTCATGTATGCAGCATATGTAACGACTGCCAGTCTGTTCTCATTCAATATGCATGACATCACTGGGACAGAGATGCACACAATAAACTATTGAGATGGTAATACATTTGAAGGTCGAGGAAAAGACTTGTGTACTCATGTAgattttaatttattcaatGATCTTTATACACATGGTCAATCAAATGCAACATTCACGATAGACTCTCCAGATTAGAAATAACCTGCACCTCTCATCATATTAGTGTACACAAATCTAAAGCGCTGCCCAAACATTTCCCTGGCACAGCTCAAATATGTTACACCCCTG
This window of the Cottoperca gobio chromosome 7, fCotGob3.1, whole genome shotgun sequence genome carries:
- the LOC115010395 gene encoding succinate dehydrogenase [ubiquinone] iron-sulfur subunit, mitochondrial-like; protein product: MSVVSGALCRNVLAIRNSGMMVMSRHVQTAAAPAPEPRIKKFQIYRWDPDSAGDKPRMQTYEIDLNTCGPMVLDALIKIKNEIDSTLTFRRSCREGICGSCAMNINGGNTLACLNKIDSNTSKPTKIYPLPHMYVVKDLVPDMSNFYAQYKSIEPYLKKKDEAQEGKAQYFQSVEDRQKLDGLYECILCACCSTSCPSYWWNGDKYLGPAVLMQAYRWMIDSRDEFTEERLSKLQDPFSLYRCHTIMNCTKTCPKGLNPGKAIAEIKKMMATYKEKKAAAL